The Oscillatoria acuminata PCC 6304 genomic interval GTGTCTTGGTCCGGGTTAGGGTGGGGTTCTCTTGAGGTGGCGATCGGCTCGTCACGCACTCTTGGAGGCTTCAGCGCCTGTATGGAGACTGGGGAAACTTCTTTCTTCTTGACCTGGCAAAGCCAGGTCAAGAGGACCTAGCCCTGTCAAGGTGTATTTGTAGGGGCGTATTGCATACGCCCTCTCATGTATGCAATACACCCCTACAAGAAATCGGGATGAGGCTCGATTCCATTGACCACCTTGACAGGGCTAGTCAAGAGGACCCCAGCCTAACCCTCCCCAAGACATCGGGGAGGGGACCGGAGGTTAGCACAGAAACTGGGCATTGTGAGACAATGGGGTGTCAACCTTTTGGGGAAGGAAGTAGATGATTGTTGCTACTTATCCATAGGGCTCACAAATAACTGACAACTTCTTTCCGTGGGTTTATTGACCTCACTTAACCGAGAGGTGACAAAGCGATCGAGCCAATTTTCGAGATAAGCGCGGTTAGCTTGCTGTTGTTCCGGTTCGTTGGTGTCTAACGGGTGAGGTGCTAGACCCTTAATCGCGGCAGTGGTGACGCAAAACATGGACTTTTGAAAACTTTGGCAAATTTGCACCCGCAAATCATCTTCTCCCCGGCAACTATTGCGATACACCTCATGCAAATAGTCGGGTAGATAGTGCGTCATATCTTGCATCAACAAGGTGGGAGGAATTCCCGCTGCACCTGTGGGTAAGGGGTCTGCATAAAGCGCGCCATAACTAAAGTGCTGTTGGAACTCGGGAATTTGATGGGCTTGAGCATTATAAGAAATCGTTCCCGGAAACGGAGTGCCTCGGAAAAATACGGCCTCGACATAAGGCACTGCTGTGTCCGTTAGAAAGGTGAGTCCTGCTTCTTTGGGCAGAATATCATAGACCTTATCTCCTAGTTTTACGGAATAAGTAATGGGGGTACTGGCATCAGCGACTAAGCCATTCAGGATATGATTGACCACTTGAGAAATGGAAGTGATTTCTC includes:
- a CDS encoding CO2 hydration protein, which produces MTLSKIKDSTHPLIEYIERLEAGGDLLPDSPENLMEVVGILKSYGVVLDAYSRNLIYIADHQFLVLFPFFKYFNGEFSFSKLWKHWFHDRINFEYAEYCMKAMFWHGGGGLDEYVDSPEFQKLAEAAIKAKLKFNPFILGVNKLFPEFLLEQVRQLAYYSALGQFWRIMSDMFITLSDGYDAGEITSISQVVNHILNGLVADASTPITYSVKLGDKVYDILPKEAGLTFLTDTAVPYVEAVFFRGTPFPGTISYNAQAHQIPEFQQHFSYGALYADPLPTGAAGIPPTLLMQDMTHYLPDYLHEVYRNSCRGEDDLRVQICQSFQKSMFCVTTAAIKGLAPHPLDTNEPEQQQANRAYLENWLDRFVTSRLSEVNKPTERSCQLFVSPMDK